In Brienomyrus brachyistius isolate T26 chromosome 11, BBRACH_0.4, whole genome shotgun sequence, the DNA window GATGACGGAGGACAGAATGACCCCTGGAACAAACAATTTGCACAAAAATAGATTGGTACCGAGCAGGAACAACAGCATATCATAAATGTTAGGTTTTCCTATAAATCACTACTTGCTTGTCGCTTGGGTGATTATATTTATGTGAACTTTGTATTTCCTGATTCAAACCACCAATATCAGGCCCTGTGCTGATGTTTAATCACTGCAGAATTCTCACCATCGTCTTCATCCACAGCGTCCGGCGAGGGTACAAAGATGGGTTCTGATGGAAAACATTCATCCTCAGTCCACTCAGCACATTGTCTGGTGACAATGTCTATCTTGCCAATCTATAGTGAGATAGACACTGGAGTGCTGGAATTTCTGTTCATTTGACTGCCAGTTATATTAACTATCAGTAAGGTCATCAGACAAAAATCCTGCAGAGCTGGAAATATACCACTTTACCTTATTTGGATGTGGTGACCACTCGACCCTTGAACCATAAAAGTACCGATACATTCTGCCATTCATTTTGTAGTTAATCCTTGGCAGTTCCAACCCTACACAGAGATGGAAACAATCAAGCCAAATACTTTATTAAAACTATTACTATCAAGAATACCATTATATCATTGCTTTTTAGCTGAAATCCAAGGACGTTGGTACACAGTGCTGTCTCCTGTCAAACTCGGCAACCTCCCTTATTTCTGTTCTTCTCTACAAACTGCCATCCTAGTCTGGCCTTAGGTCACACATCGTGTGCCATTACAgttattattcatattaattaCAATATATCTTAATATACAGTGGAACCCCCATATCCGTTGATTTGGTAACCGTGATCTGTTATTCGTGATTTATTGTGGCCCAAACATATGAAGTGGAAAATTCCAAAAACAAATGGTTCATAAGTTTAAAACTGCACACCAATCTGAGTAGCCTTTCTACCCCTTTGCACTTAATATGTGACTCTACTCACACTGTTCCACTTCCCTGCTAATCAGCGAGAATCTCGGTCTATGTGTTGGTCGCCACAGTTTCACATCACTCTTTGTTAAAAACATTAACTTTTATTAATAATGGTGCCAAGGCACAAAGGTGATGCTGGCAGTTCTTCAAAGCCAGCATTCAAGAGAATGACCATATTTACATAATTTATTACAGTATGTTGTTATAAttgttctattttattattagttGTCTTATTATGTGTCATTTTTAATGGAACATTTTCATAGTTATGCATGATAGGACTGTCACTTTTAAAAAATCAACTTGGAACTAATTTAAAATGTCAAGCAATTTGTTTGAATATCTGTGATccccaggacccccccccccccccacaaaaaaaaaaaagaaacgcaACACATACTAATTCTTTTCAGTCTTTTATTAACAGCATTGCATGTGTACAGCGTCACATTAGTACAGACCCCCTAAGAGGTCACggtggaaaatatttttttaaatagttttgtgtTCGGATAAAAAGTGACAGCCCTAATGTATGCGCACGAAAGACTATGGTGTTCACTACTATCCATGGTAGGTCTAGGAAAGTGTCCCTCGCGGATATGGGGGTACCACTGTACCTTCAAATAAAGCTTCGGGTTTGCAGTGCACTGAGCCGTCCTCTTGCTGTACAGCTGTGGCCTTGGCGCCAGCAAGTTTCACAAGGTTGGTTCCAGCTATTACACCCTAAGATCAGCAAAACACTCCTGGTCAACTTTGACATTACTGTCCAGGTCAAAACTTCATTTTGCAATAAAACCACACAGTCGAATGATGGATTATTTGGTATGTATGCAACTACAGGTATATGCAAAATGGCATATAGTTTCTTAACACCATGAATCCTTCTGGCCTTTAAAACACTGAAATCAGAAGCCAAATTATACATCAGACATCCCCTTTACCTTGTTGGGTTTGAGGGGCAAGATGAATCTCTGACATACTGGTGGAGAGGACATCCTATTAGTCTCAATGAATTGGTCAGTCTCTTTCATTAAGTTGCTCAAGTAGAACATGTCATATAGTTTGCTATCTTTGTAGGCGATTATATCGAAGACAACGTGGTCTTCATCTTCAAAGGCATTGATATGGTGAAACGTCACCAGTGCATCTGCGTAGAACTTTGTGGAAATGGCCTTGCCGGTCTTCCTGTCGACCAGATGGATCAATGTCtaataaaatgacaaaaaaacactCTTAAAGGCTATTTTAATGTAAATGCATAGAAATTATTATGTTTCATTATCTAAAGCCTTGCAGCTTTTCTATATGCTTACAATGTCATCTTTGTCATACTTGAGGCAACTTCCCCAGGTGAACCCTCTGAAATAGGCTGTAGCCAGTTTAACGATGTCCAGTTTAAAAGGCTGCTCGATAAAGATGATGTAGTTCTCAGTCAACCCAAAGCTGTGGAAGTAGCTTGGGTAATATCTGGAGCGGCAAGGCACTGAGCACACTTGTTGAATATCCTTAAGAACTGATTTCTTGCTTGATTCACCTGCAGGAAAGGTGGTTGTGGATATACATCGATAACTATATATTCTTATACTTTTCTAATTAAATAAGGAATCTTGAATTGCCTTTACAGGACCTGTTACCTGAAGCCTTGGCTGGCACCTTGAATATGACATAATTAGGTTGGCTAAGTTTAATGATGGATGTCCCCATATTGAAGGTGTTTCCCTCGTCATCATAGTGAGGATGTGCTGTTGCCAGGTTCAGAGTAATATGATTCCTGTAGTTGTCCTGAAATTCAAGATACTACTAAGGGAAAGGATGGCCCCTAAAAAGACGACATCAccaaagaaaataataaaactatttGGATTTCTTACCCGCCCTGTTGTGTTGAGGGTTTCTGGATCAATTTTATTAATGTAGTTCACTTCTGATGAGGTGTAATAGTCCTCCCCatattttattatgtttattaaattattatctGTGAAGTCAGGGATTATATTGGATAGA includes these proteins:
- the bco1l gene encoding beta-carotene oxygenase 1, like yields the protein MQEIFGKNGTETAEPVKATISGCLPDWLQGSLLRIGPGMFNVGDTSYKHWFDGMALIHSFTFKHGEVYYQSKFLNSETYKKNMTANRIVVSEFGTMTYPDPCKNIFSRLFSHLSNIIPDFTDNNLINIIKYGEDYYTSSEVNYINKIDPETLNTTGRDNYRNHITLNLATAHPHYDDEGNTFNMGTSIIKLSQPNYVIFKVPAKASGESSKKSVLKDIQQVCSVPCRSRYYPSYFHSFGLTENYIIFIEQPFKLDIVKLATAYFRGFTWGSCLKYDKDDITLIHLVDRKTGKAISTKFYADALVTFHHINAFEDEDHVVFDIIAYKDSKLYDMFYLSNLMKETDQFIETNRMSSPPVCQRFILPLKPNKGVIAGTNLVKLAGAKATAVQQEDGSVHCKPEALFEGLELPRINYKMNGRMYRYFYGSRVEWSPHPNKIGKIDIVTRQCAEWTEDECFPSEPIFVPSPDAVDEDDGVILSSVISQNPKKSPFLLVLDAKTMKEFARAAIEHSVHMDIHGIFIPQPDSC